DNA from Daphnia pulicaria isolate SC F1-1A chromosome 3, SC_F0-13Bv2, whole genome shotgun sequence:
TCTCCACGATAAAAGCAACAAACTCTGCAGCATCCGGCAGCAGCTACACGTAACACGAGTTGAGAAGATTGTGTAAAGTAGACCGTGTTTGATCATTGCAAATCTGCAGGATGTACATAATACAGGGCTAAACCTATTTAATACATATCATATTATGTGCagaataacgaaaaaaagagaggacaCAGATCTTTGGACGTCTTTGgattgttaaaaaagaataggaTAACAAAAAGGACCCAAATGTTGATAATATCTATAAGAGAATGAAGTTTAATCTGCTAGCTTTTTAGGTCGGATTGTACAACGAGACCATTACTAAATTGTCTTGCCGCATCTCAATTCTCAACTATTTATAGGTCTCCTCCTATCGAATGACGCTGTGCTACAATGGATTCGAAGACCTACAAGCTATACACTACTTAGACACCTGAAAGCCGTAGTGCACGCGAGCGGAATGCAAAAAACTATATACGTGTGTAACTAGTAGCCTACAGGCAAACGAGTAATCAGTGCGCTAATTTGCCAGTCTAATGTCTATAGACCATAATCTCTTAAATTAAACGTTTTACAATGATTAGTGACCAAAAGTTATCCGGCTTTGAGTATGCATTCGACACGTTGACGTGATTTTTGTTCAAACTCTTATTTGGTGTTTGATAGTGTTGGTGCTTTTCAGCTTTTAGTTATGTATAGACGCGAAAAGAGATTGAGAGGCCCTCAAATTTAGCTCAACGGTGGTTTGGTCTACTATatgcccaacacacacacatggaggAGAACCAGAATACAGAGCTATACAATGTGTTCTCACTCTACATTGCTCTAATACATGCCTTATCTACAtgtagggagagaaaaaccgGACTATGGAGAATAGTTGAAAGAGTTTTTTGTATAGGTGTTAAAGATGTTACTTTTGTATGGATTTTACGAGATTTTAAACGTGTGTTTAGCACATGCAATGGACATGTGTTCAATTCCGCTGGAAATCCGGTATGACCATCCATCAATGTCATAGAGTCTATCATGTATCGAAAAAAGTCATGCAGTATCCCTATAACAGAAGGTAACCAACGGTCACCAATACCTTTTAACAtcttacatttcttttttaataatggGATATACTAAAGCACAAGCAGAATCATTAGATGAagtccaaaagaagaaaaaagggttggCACCTGCTGCTCTACAGTGCACATcaataaaatgaagaagatcAGGAACATTTTAGCGCGAGTTAATCCAACGATCAGATGATGACCattataaatacaaaactgATGGATTCATTCCGCAATTGACCACAGAATAGACAAACTATTTGTAGATGAAAACGATGCTTGGATGACCTCCACAATCATTCATTGTTCCAGCCTCTTGCTTAGTCAACTCGATGCATTTTTTTCTACGCCGTGCATTGCTGGATAGACTACCAATTAAACATATTTGCCATGTATCTGTATTTAaggatcaaaataataaaaaacactcGAATGATCAACGCCTATATTTTCTGAATTCAAtccgacaaataaaaacataataaaCAACTGGCAAACGAGTATATAGCACTGATTAACCGAATCTTAAGTAAAGAAGAGTAATTTAGGATAAAACAAAGATTTACATggaatatttgtaaaaatgttttatagttTACAAGATAATTAATCGATTTTCTTGATAGTTTCTTGAGTTTTTCAACTCGAGGTTGAACAACACATTTAATTCATGTGGGCGAATAACACGAGTACAGAAACAGGTAGTGAGGTTTAGACATAACAACAAAGAGAACAATATGGAATTGCATTTTGTTATGGCCGGTTGAGAGAGCTAATTctatatttgaaaagaaaacaaaattattctaaTTTATTAGGAAAATTCGATATTAAAAATCTCGATTCTCCGCACCTGAGATTTAAACTGGATCGCGAGAATGGAAGACTTGGAGTTCATCGTGCGGTCCGTAGAATTCTTCGAACGAGATGTAGCCATCTCGGTCGTGATCTTCGTGCTGGAAGATCTCTTCAGTAATCTTGAGAGGATCTTGCTGCTGCGGTGCTCCTTCTTCAGCAGGGACCTCTTCAGCTTTCTCAGTTGggaaaatgtgcttttttatGTAATCTGCCACCTTAAAATTAAACCCATGTAAGCATATGAATAAAAGAAGCACACTCAAGTCAACTGAAagtataaataatcaaatccaATATTGAAAATAAGCAACACCAATTATAGCTGATGAGCAAGTGAGCACACAAAGAGTCCAATTGTTTACCTCTTCTTTCGACAACTGGTTGTTGGAATCACTGTCAATCTGTTTGAAAACATTCTGGGGAGGTGGGGCCTGGTTGATGCCCATCAACTCGACATCAAAAAGCAGTGTGGCACCTGAATGATTTGTAAACATGAATGACTTATTCAGTTTCAGTAGTTTTAATCAGTCATACCGCCAGGAATGATGTTTCCAGCTCCCTTATCTCCAGAGCCCAGCTCTGTAAAACATGTCACAAAAGTCTGCCTTTTCTCCTGTAGTGGCTGTACTTCCTAACCAGCCGAAGTGTGGGAACACAAATACATGTAATGTAAATGTGGATGTGTTTATGCAtcctaaattaaattttagagAAGAATTGAGTTGATaattctaagaaaaaaaatttgaaagccCCATACTTTTCTTAACTGTAGGAACACTTTTCCCTTCAATGGTTCTCAGCTTTCGTTTGATGCCATCTAAGGCTGGACAATTTGTGGCTCTGTTAGCAGATTTTGGATTCAATGCTGAATGACCAAAGGATGAGCTGGTTGTAAAATGTGCAGCAACATTatcaaatttggttgtcatCGGTGAAGGACAAGGAGGTTCCAAGACTGAGACCAAAGATGGTTTACTTTCTTGCGATTCAGTTAAGTTTCCCTTCAACTGACTATCGTCACCTAGAGgtaatgaaaacacaaattagaTATATGTATGatcacaatttatttaaaaaaaaacagcattaCCAGGGCCACGAGCTTTTGCTTTTAACTGTCCGAGAAACGATATTAATTCTTTGGGAACCTTTCCCATCTCAACACAATCCTGTTTGTACCATTTGTACAACTGAAGGTACATTGTGTATTCATCTACGTCGTTGCAAGACATTCttgtttggaaaaataaaaaataaatcagtaaTGACTTTTAGGACCACACGAGGCAAGTTCTTGTGGGAAAAGATCTTCTGAAACCACCATGGCAACAGATTTGACAGAGCAACAAAGGCAACAACCACGACCGATAGAGATGGCCATcctatcgctagatggcattCGCCATcctatcgctagatggcattCGCCAAcctatcgctagatggcagcatTAAGTACACCAGGCTCTAAGaggatatttttgaaaatcgaaaatctcgaatcgaaatttaaaaaataaatttaacatttaacaCTCATAGTGTTATCGAAGACaatagaacaaacatttcttttttaacttttaaattaaGGAGACACTAGAACTAGCTTATAGGACACTAGAACTAAACAGTATTTAAAACTATGTTAAAACTTTGACaatttggaattaaaaaatttaatttggattttgtaaattttataacgttaaaatttaaaatgtcttcGAAGACGCTAGAACTAGAAGTAGAGACACTAGACCtagctaaattttaaaatgtaaatttttgacgaCACTAGAACTGACTTATGTTTATGTTCTATTGTAAAGTTCTAGTGTCTAAATGTTAAAAGGTCTAGTGTCTATTAGGTCTAAAGTAGGCATGCCATTAAGAACTGTGATTAAATAAGGCATAGTCTTATTGTGGCAGTGCACTAAGTCTAAATAATGATGAAGATGAACCTTTAAATTTCCCGTGAAACGTGGCACGAACCATTGCCATAGGTCAAGTCCGGGGAATATTGGCCTAGCATTGAGACTAATGTCCTACTATTTACCTTTTCGCCAAGTATGTGATTATGCTAAAAACGATCgtaacaatatttaaaataaaaaatcacttttttcaagtttatttttccattttaaatgCTGATTCAAACCACACGAAGCTCTTCTGTACACCATTAATAAACtaataattttcttattttgttttaataatcCCCAGTTGACCATTGACTGACCTCTGCACAATTTTGCTTCCAACTCATCTTACTCCAGTATCCCTTTTTCATCAACAcagtaaaatgaaaaagaaattaatattaataataaggaaaaaatagttgtaatatgtatatatatagaaggGAAACTGCTGAAATCCAGACCTATCAAAAACTACAAGACTCCACAGAAGAAATCTTGGTCTTGAAAATTCACTGAGTAGGTGAGAATGGAAGTGGGACCATTATCTTAGTGTGCATCTGTTGAATTAGGGGTACAGTATAGGCCACGCATTCATCCCATCCCGGTTTTCTCCAAGCTGCTTCACGAGTTTCCTTACGTGACTGAAGGTCTGAATATGctgcaaaaaatttaatttatgaaaCGATTTTAGGTGGTTTAATTGGGAgtaataatttttgatttttttaccccAGATGTGATGAACATTATATAGTCTTccaatttgagaaaaaaagccAGCAAACGCCTCGTCGTTTTCACGCCTAAAACTGATGGCTCTTGCCCAATTGTTACCCCACTCAATCATCGTTCCTGGCTTTAGAACGTAATTGCGAACCTCATACACGTTGGAGTCTTTTCGACTCTCAATCTATTGAAATAAACACGTATGGCAATAAGAAATAAGGGAATTTATGTGATTGCAATACCTGAGGCCAAAAGCTAAAGGTGAGAACGTATTGGTTATGTCGAGCACGAATGCACTGGCCTTGCTCATTCCACAAACGGCGATACTcctgaaaataaattaaaatttcaataaaccaACGTACATGTTGACGTGCGAAAATTTATACTTGCATTGTTCTTTGCAAAAGTTACGCGCGCTCTGTCAATTTCAGCATAACCTCCAATGTAACGCCAAACGTGAAATGCTTGATCCTGATCACCCACAATCACTGACCAGCTTCCAACTAATTCAGCATTGATACCAGATGAGCCCATGAGCTGACAATGTTTTTCACTGAAATTATGTGTCAAAAACAGATCTTGTTAGTCTGTAAATGTCTAACCGTAAGGAAGCATATCTGTGAATTCTtatccattttcaactttagCAAACTAAATTTAAATCATTATATATCATGTTAACAGTTGTTAAATGACAATACATGAAAGGTGACAGCtaacattaattttttaactagaATTAGCTTCAAAATTAGTTCAAACAGataatttatctttttaaaatgtaacaaAAACCACCAAAATTGTGGGCACCATTTTAAACCTGAAAAAGAGTGTATCTAAAAGCTGTTTAATTGCTACCATAATATAAAGAAATGTTGAGACATCAgaaattattataaaaaagCAACATACtaatttgaaatgtattttTCCATCATGTCAGGCCTAATGTTGTGAGTTTGCAGTTCGTAGATGACATCTTTATCAGAGAGAAGGCGAGAATGAGACTCCTTTGTTGGTTCAATTTTTCGAACAAACACTTTGGAAAACCAATTATCTTTTGATTCATTCCTGAAATTGTGACTAGTGGAAAGGGTcctaaattgaaataaatattatgtattttcaaaataatcagAGTAGCCTAGACACTGAATTtaaggaaaacaaagaaatttaattgttaCCTGGTACAAGACGGCGAGTTATAGACGATTCTAATGCCTGTCACCAAATTCTTGAGCTTTACAACAGCTGACGCCATTTTCCTCAGTTTATATGCAAGTCTATGAAATCAGCAGAGGTCCTATATCTATTCAAGAAGCAACTTGAAGCCGGAAAGCAGCCGAAATTTCTATGGCAAGCGCTGCCTAATTTATTAACCGAAATAatgtttcattattttgttatacacatttgttttatttaaagatcAAATTATTCCGTCGGTTACTTCCTTCACAGTCGATTACCGATCTGATCTAGCAAAGAAGGCATTATAAATTATTGAAACGAATTtcattattataattatttccattttttaagagCGAATTACCTATGCGAAATAGGTTTTCCAAAATATCTTATTTTTGCTTGTAATAATCACACAttgaatcacaaaaaaatattttatttgaatttgtctttttcccaaaaattacCTGAAAAAGCATTTTGATTGGTTGTCATAGTGATCAATAAACGAATCCCAGGCTACATTTATTTGTGTGTAACATTCTTTATCGCAAAATGGAACTTCGCAATGAGCTAATGTAAGAAGTTTATAATTTCTTAatcttttttataaataataaatttgtttcGTATATCAATTATCAAGTCGACCTTCTCGCAATAAGCATCGTTCAAACGCTGTCACAGCTATGCGAGTCATtgtaagtaaaacaaaaaaaattcccattgGATTACTCTGCTGTCTATAAAGACATGACGATCAATTAATCATGGCAGGATAGAAGAGAAACTGTGACGCAGTTGGAGCAAAAGTTGGTCATAAAAAAGAACGAACTTTTACAAGAAGAAGCGATTTCGTTAGAAAAGCAAAgagcaataaaagaaaaaagggagcaACTTGAACGCGAAGAATATCAGAGTTTGCAACTGTTTCAGGTGATACTTAAAAGTGTCCaatcttttaaattaatatattATTAATTATAAATTTGGCTGGAATCCAATTAGTTAAATGGGAAAGTCCGCGAATCTGTTTCTCTGGCTCTGGAACATGATCTAGAAGAATGTCGAAAATTAGACGATGAACAACATGCACACTTACTCAAGGTATTATATTTGATCTAACGCCATGCCCCAGCACACCATGGCTCAATTCCATCAAACAgttacaatatttttatttcttgttaattttactctttgtgtttattttcatcttttttagaTGGAGAACCTTGAAAGCGAATTAACCGAGTTGACTACCAAACTGGAGTTCTTGCAAAACTATCAGGTACTAAGAACATTACCGTACTGCACGTAAAAGCATTCACACCAAATTAATCGTGTTTATCTTTTCAAAATCGTATACGATTACTCAGAACACTATATCTGATGTTGAAGGATTCGACCGAGTAGTCAGCAAATTCCAGGAGTTAAATCAAACGTGGCAAAATATGGCAAATGAATATCGTTCAATTCTATTCGATGCAGCAAGGTCATCGTTCAAGAAGGGTCATCAAACGGTAAAACTTTGTGTTTGTCATCAAATCTCATAAGCAATCTTTGCTACTCACAACATTGCAGGAAATCCTCATGCGACATCTACTTGGAATTAATTCAGATGATAGTCAACGAGCTACAGATGCGTCTGAGTCAACAAATCGCAACAAGACGGCTCGAAACTCTCAATGGCAAATTAGTACCATGGCAGAGTCGTTCAAGCAACACGGTCACACTTATTTAGCGATTATCAATTTAGCTGCCCACTTGTCCAGTCACCCTATAGCCCGGACTCTTATGAGCATCGGTGAGTCTAAATCGAATCTCAAGTCGATCAAGCCCAGCAAAAGTCACCTTGGGAAGAAAGAGGAGATGGAGCGGGTTCCTAGTGTCGAGCAAATTCATCAGCCGGTGCAGGACTTCAAAGAGCGATGGAGAACTTTGGCCGCTGCTGCCATGGGCGATAGTAGACAATATCGTGGCGAAACGGATGCCTCCGTTTCTTCGGAGATTGGCAGAACTGCGGACTCGGTTAGTCTTGAAGTGCAGAACAAACTAAGCAATTTGGCGAATATTGATGACTTCGTGGCATCGTCGTCTGGTCCTAAACAGTCAGTCATTAATAAGGTCGCCGCGAATAAACTTGGTTTCATCGAGCAAATTCTCTACGACCTAACTTTGATTAAAGACGAGATTGAGTTTCATACGGACCCTCTATATTACAACGAGCCTGGGCACTCATTTGCTTAAGAGggaacaatttaaaatattcgACACGTCAATGTCaccttaattaaaaaaaataataattattagacTAATTAACAGGTATAGATGAAATGTGACTTACTGATAGCTGATtgctaaataaaatttgacGAGTGTATTGTATTCGAATATGTTTCGGTAACACTCATTCCTTGCGTTTGTTGTAACAGAGAGGATCAAGAGGGTCTATATAGAACTTAGGTATGGGGATGAGCTATAGGTTGGGAGAGAAATCCCAAAGTTAATACCTCCCTCTGacgaagatttttaaaaaattaaaaattattaaaaaaaaatggaacaaatccaaataagaaaagtggcagagaaaaaaagagcggaACACGAGGGGAAATACACGCACGGAATActtcgggagaaaaaaaaaatcttacaaCGGTCCAAATATTCCACTGACGAGAAAATCTACACTCTTGCCTCCTTTTGACCCTATTTTTTTGAGGTGAATAATTTGCACGTTATGTGAGCCGAAATTCAAAAGTCATTGAAGAATTCAAAGAACTAGGCAACTTTAAACGGAAAGCACTTCAGGAATAGCTAAGAGTGAGGTGATTATTACGCAGTTGTGGGAAATCTTGGCGGCATAAGGAAGAACTTTCTACAATTGGGCTACGAAAATTTTCGGCTTTTCCTTTTGCTGTAACACAACTTGCTCACTTGATGTAAAACGTGCTTATActgtctcttttttccccttctagATCGATTTCATCATTGTCCTTGCGTGAAAGTGTATGACGTGTCTGAAACTTGTCTTTGTTCGTCGTTAACATACATAAACGGAATTCGCACAAAACACGCCTTTCACCAGACAATTGCTGTAGttagaaaaaagcaaatgAAAACGGATGAAATCAACTTTAGCATCAACAGATGACTACGATAGTTAGCTGTGGCTGTTGGAAATTCCTTGACATAACAGGGAACGTTAAAGATGCTAAACATAATTGTCCTATATGATTCATTAATATTGGGTTTCAATGAAGAgggaaatcaaaatatttgcatGTTTATGATGAAGTCAACTATGCGATAATCAAATGCAACATGAATAGGGCAGAAACATCTCTTTTGATCTAAGATGCGGGAGTCCACTATTTCGCTGTTCTGTTTGTTCAAATAGTCGAGTTCAGAGCCGACTCGTCATAAATAGTGACATTTTCACTAAatataatttgaaaacaaacatgcgCAGACGA
Protein-coding regions in this window:
- the LOC124329181 gene encoding protein NipSnap-like, translated to MASAVVKLKNLVTGIRIVYNSPSCTRTLSTSHNFRNESKDNWFSKVFVRKIEPTKESHSRLLSDKDVIYELQTHNIRPDMMEKYISNYEKHCQLMGSSGINAELVGSWSVIVGDQDQAFHVWRYIGGYAEIDRARVTFAKNNEYRRLWNEQGQCIRARHNQYVLTFSFWPQIESRKDSNVYEVRNYVLKPGTMIEWGNNWARAISFRRENDEAFAGFFSQIGRLYNVHHIWAYSDLQSRKETREAAWRKPGWDECVAYTVPLIQQMHTKIMVPLPFSPTQ
- the LOC124329132 gene encoding uncharacterized protein LOC124329132: MELRNELIRPSRNKHRSNAVTAMRVIDRRETVTQLEQKLVIKKNELLQEEAISLEKQRAIKEKREQLEREEYQSLQLFQLNGKVRESVSLALEHDLEECRKLDDEQHAHLLKMENLESELTELTTKLEFLQNYQNTISDVEGFDRVVSKFQELNQTWQNMANEYRSILFDAARSSFKKGHQTEILMRHLLGINSDDSQRATDASESTNRNKTARNSQWQISTMAESFKQHGHTYLAIINLAAHLSSHPIARTLMSIGESKSNLKSIKPSKSHLGKKEEMERVPSVEQIHQPVQDFKERWRTLAAAAMGDSRQYRGETDASVSSEIGRTADSVSLEVQNKLSNLANIDDFVASSSGPKQSVINKVAANKLGFIEQILYDLTLIKDEIEFHTDPLYYNEPGHSFA